TCCACAGGCTTTTCAACCTTCTGAGGCTTTTTCACCTCTTGTTTGGGTTTGGGCTTTGGCTTGGGTTGTTCTTTAACCTTCTTCTTGGGAGGCGTGACGACAGGAGCCTCTGTGTCCTCTTGGGTGAGTAGCTCTTCGGCTTCTTGTGTCTCAGGCTCAGAGGGTCGAGCGGGAGCAGAAGGTGGTGTCGAAACAGGCTCGATGGGAGAAGGCGTAAACGTCCCCGAAGAGAGGTCGATATCTCCGATATTGACCAATACAGTTCCCTGCTCTTCGATCTTCACCGCTGGTAAGATGATGAAGAAGAGTACTCCCAGCACGAGGGCGTGCAGAATAACTGCGACAATGGCTGCGATGATCTTATTTTGTTTACGATTATTCTCTATCATGATAGAGGATATTATTTGAGCGGTCTTGTCGCAAGTACCATCTTATACTTGTTTTCGACAGCTATGTTTAGAACCTTTACGACCTCCTTGTAGGGGACTGTCTCATCGGCATAGAGGGCAACAAACATTTCGGGGTCTTGTTCGTATGCACCAAGCAAAAATGGCTCCAACTCATCAAAAGTCACTTCTCTATCCTTATCCTTACCTACAGCGACATAATAATGCAGGTCTTTGTCTATGGTGACACGT
This is a stretch of genomic DNA from Porphyromonas cangingivalis. It encodes these proteins:
- a CDS encoding ExbD/TolR family protein; translated protein: MKLKRRSKAVDIFSMASMTDVVFLLLIFFMVSSTFVIPSALKVLLPQSKQQTAAKPLTRVTIDKDLHYYVAVGKDKDREVTFDELEPFLLGAYEQDPEMFVALYADETVPYKEVVKVLNIAVENKYKMVLATRPLK